tttcgccggacgtcgtcgtgcgagaacagtcgcgtttgttgtgagcactcggccccagtgccgacccgttcatgtcctgtatgataacctgtatataacgtataaagtcccttttgttattctcatcgacgccaggctcggagtcttcgctaccaacgctctgtcacgaaacgggtgacgagcgctacgggaccacaaagccgtaatcgtggtgcagcggtacaagttcgtaacactggcggcaccggttcgaagttcgtaacactggcggcaccggttgggaagttcctaacactggtggcagcggtgggatgttcgtaacactggatggcagctacgggattgaccggcatcagctacctcggcgcggtgagtgcctgaagtttacctcaaacaccagactttctctgacacaggttatagtagcttagggaaggatttggtgttgcattgtgataaccttgtgtgtttcaagcctagtaagagtgttttgaaaaccaggggatgcggagggggtaaacagggcagtgtgtgaaatacttgcatatgtcttactagtagtgttatagtagcgtacggcaggtatattcaaaaagggtaaacagcaggaggacagtgtgaacgatggagaagtacaaggtgaaggaacttctcgaaatttgtgaggagttgggcattgagttgggctcaaccaaaagaaagaatgcgatccttgaggtcatgaggactggggacgtaacggctgaggaagccgctgaggcctgggcggatatcaaggaacgtcgggaaagggaggaaagggagaaggaacgttgcgagcaggaaaggagagaacagcaacgtcgcgaggaggaaaaggaggaaaggagagaacagcaacgtcgcgaggaggaaaagagggagaaggaacgttgcgcggaggaaaggagagagattcgtgagcacgagcttaaaatgaaagagttggagacccgaaatagctcgccagcgcctagtctcacttctaatgttcccagaatacgcgatcaacttccaccctttgtcgtcggagaggatatggccaaatacctcgtgaaatttgagcacgtgtgtgaacggaatagcattgagcgatccctttgggcacagaatctgttagccttgcttcctggggaggcatcagacgtaataacttgcttatcgaaagaggcgtttgagagctacagtgatgtgaaggaagcgctactgcggaagtacaaattgtcgcccgaagctttccggcagaggttccggtatgcaaaaaagggtaaggagtcgaatgttgacttcgcgtttcgtctaaaagccgacctggtggaatggctgaagggcgaagaggtttacgacgaccgcgacaaaatcgtcgaatgcatcgcgttggagcagttctaccgttgcattgatgaggatgtccggctctggctgcaagataggctaaaggaggttaagctaaacaaggcagcagagttagcggaagagtattacacccgccgcagcttacacagcaaggcagtgcgtgtagaaaaagcagatagaagagatgggttttacgggaagcccgacgaacggaaggaaatcacgcgtcgcgagtttcgggacgacgagtcccttcccaaagaaactgtaagggaaggacagaatgcatctcagaatgatgacgatggtccgaaacagcgaaacgaaatgacgcgttcttttgaaaaacggaaaccgttaacctgctacaattgcaaaaagcaagggcacatcgctgcaagctgcccagagagaattgcttttgcaacgatacaggaaactcacaagaacatacgtctattggagccctatgtgcaggaaattaaggtaaacggcaagaagtgccgagcactgcgggactctgcagcaactatggacgttgttcacccgtctttcgtctcctcgagtgattttacgggagagtgcgttaggatacggcaagtggccgagaaggagagtgtctgtttaccgatcgcaacggttatcattgaaggagagtttgggaaacttaacaccgaagccgctgtgtcagccgccctcccggagcaattttcctacctcttctcaaatagctcggagcagctgctgagggatcagggcaaatcattctttgccgacgtggcgtacatggcccccacgcgatccaaagcgcgcccgctgtcgagggaacttgacttagcgtcggtgagcgaaaggcggtgcggcacacggactgatcagggtaacttgagtggcgagcagtcacgggagaggcagagctcggaggctggcctagacgagcgggtcctggaggtgagtgggagtgacgcgtacagtgctaaccgcgatatagactcgacgccgcaattaggcgacgcgggctccacactcgctccggtttccgccagccggcaggagcaggctgcagttgaaagagaaagtctgattcgcgagcaacaggaagactgttcattagccgatctgaggaagagcgtcaaatggggagtgaaaaaaaagggggtttcatttggcaaggaatctggcttattgtaccgccgctacacggataagcagggtcgcaaatataagcagcttcggattccgcgaaaatatcaccgggaaaaatgaatgacctcatttgcttcctcagaagtatgttttcggtccaagtgatttcaaggggaccattctagttgtcattattattgctgattaataattgtttctattttgttgtgttgttaatttgaaaactggttgtttgagccttgtgtactagatcgcacacctgcctcttgttgcagcgggagcaaaaagagggatagcaatttagttaggttgatttgaattatggccttgtctggtgtttgacgggagacagagggcacttgttcgtgtctggtgttgccttttgccggtcggttttgcaagctgcagaacgaccaagcgggaccagtggcgagaagcaaggtcttaggaacgacccgagcggagctggtcaaggtgccttggcgacgacgtggtgagcagagctcctgtcctgacgagtcggacctgggcacgtgaagttacctggcgtcccgacaatggacgtgaacttggacgagcctgacgaacgtgcgcgcctggcatccgagccacgtggaggcagctcgtcttcccggcgccttatctgagggcggggatgctgttgtgccattaccacaagcccggattccgaatctgcaagatgcagaatctatcctgcgagcgccataattctcccttcacaagtcaagatgctgcgccttcgtgcgggagaagcctcggcgagcagcgtgtttggacgtgtccgcgtgtgccagacagcccggcgccgcacctccctttgcctggaggtcaccgcgcgcgcgaactttgaaccgggtggccagcgcggtcgctggttggacccctcggacgaccgtcgtgtgctgactttgtattgggccgtttgagtgacaatggtcctcggggattataaaagcagtgacacgccgcctgaaaaacaggatccgccaacccaccgggagagagtgtcgctcccgactggggtgagatgtgtcacgcgttttcgccggacgtcgtcgtgcgagaacagtcgcgtttgttgtgagcactcggccccagtgccgacccgttcatgtcctgtatgataacctgtatataatgtataaagtccctttttttattctcatcgacgccaggctcggagtcttcgctaccaacgctctgtcacgaaacgggtgacgagcgctacgggaccacaaagccgtaatcgtggtgcagcggtacaagttcgtaacactggcggcaccggttcgaagttcgtaacactggcggcaccggttgggaagTTCCTAACAGTGTGTATGTCACGtctaaatatacttgtttcaggaACAAGATGAAAATGCTGCAATCGCTGCTGCCAAGGCCATCGTACAGCTTTATCCCATAAAGGTGGGCACACGTGTGCGTATTTAGCACTAAATGTGCTATATTTGCAACTGCAGCACCACGTTCAAGTGGAAGCACTGCAATTAAAAGCACTCTTTTCGTTTTACTACAGAATCATGaggcagttcacgctgctccttctGGGGAGCAGGACGCCAGCAGGGAGCAGCAAGACACAGGCGGTAATTCTGGGGAGCAGGACACTGGCAGTGAGCAGCAAGACTTGCAGCACACAGGTGGTGAACAGCAGGAATGGAATGCAAGTCGAAATGCTGCAGCAATGGTATGTCTATGTAATTATTTATTCAAGTACCCTCAAGGCTGCGAAGAGCTACAGGGAGTAGTGGGAGTTTGTAAAACAGTagaaaagtaaagaaaagcagataaacagtatttatttatttttgatacCCTGAAgatacataattgtacattgcagaggggcgGGGCGAGAATACATTCCAAGAGTAAAAAATACAGGATTAGTTCTAGGAATTCACAGAAAAGTAACGAAGCAGGTGCACTTTATTACAAAATTTCTACAATTGCACATTTGAAAAATGCAGGGGCTGCAATGtaggcaggtcattccagtcgaTGCTGGTCCCAAAGACCAGTGCCGACCGCAATCACCTGCCATACGCAATCTTTATAGCCTTCAGCAAAATTAACACATCTGCCTTCGTAGAACGGTCAGTACACTACACATAACAGCGTCAGGAGGTCAGGCATGTAAGCAACTGTGGTTAGAAAGCATTCTGAAAATGCATGATTATGATTACTTGTGGCAAGATGTATGTTTACATTGTAGGAATGGCAAAACTAAATTGGAAGCGCAGGCATATATTCTTTCAAAATGTGAGCAAGGGCCACAATAGGCTGATCAgttaggtgcttttttttttgcataccatGGATGTTTTAAAGTAGTCATTGCTGTTGATTTGTGTGCGTGAGTGGTTGCGAAACAAAACAATTTACACAGACTCTGAAGCTGTTGCTTCACACAATCCACATTTCAGAGTGTTGTTTGGTTTGGTGATGCTAACAGCAATGTGCCCACTGGGAGGGAGTGCACAGGCTGTGCTATCTGCATTTCTCAGTCTTTGTGCGAGTTGTTTTAAATGATGTTTTAAAGTAGTCATTGCTGTTGATTTTTGTGCGTGAGTGGTTGCGAAACAAAACAATTTACACAGACTCTGAAGCTGTTGCTTCACACAATCCACATTTCAGAGTGTTGTTTGGTTTGGTGATGCTAACAGCAATGTGCCCACTGGGAGGGAGTGCACAGGCTGTGCTATCTGCATTTCTCAGTCTTTGTGCGAGTTGTGATTGTGGTGCCAGCATGTGACTGTCCACCAAGCTTAAGCTTGCACTCTGTGTTTCCTTTAAGAATAGTTAACCTTGTAGCTGTGTCCATTGTTCTAAGGGAACACACAAGTGCACGGCCAGCAGTTTTGAGAGTGCTTCAGCTCTGGTAGGCTCAAGCAGCGCCTAAGTACTGTATAGGCACAAAGTACGGAGCTAGGGAAGCCTGTTTGATAATCTGCAAGCACACACTGCCAAGCTTTCTACGGCGGTAAATTCAATGTTGGCACAAAAATGTATTGCTTCTTCTACACATGGGCCAAGCTGCACTTCTAGGCATAAGCAAACAGCACATGCAGATTTTGCTGTGCCAGGAACAAGCTTTTGCACCTTGCCTTCTACGCCAGGTGCAAAACAAACATGCTTGCGTACAAATGTGAAGTGTCTATAATCTGCAGATGCATAATAGTGTGATATCCAGAGAGTAAAATCTGCATCGTAGCAAAACCTATTTTATGGTGACAAATATCTTTATATATTAGAGTTGATGCttacttatttcatttatttgttgatactgtgaatcccatcacggattgtaacaggaagggctgtaGTGATACACAGGAACATGGTATAAGGTGTTACAtactaaatcttatacaataaaGACTTTGGGCACTTAACAATTTGATTACATTATTATACAAGAGAATAACAAGAACGAAGAGGATATGACAACCATAATTATAGTTCAGAAACCAGTTACAGGGTCAGTATTGAGGTAGTAAAAGTCACGCAACaatcaaggttacaataatgccAACAATATATTGCATCATTGCTGTAATTATATTCAAGCACAAACACCGTTAAaataacaaggcaacaaggaactacgtaaatAATGAAAAGAATTATTGCTGCAATACGTATAGTTGATCCGTAATCAGGGTACCAAACGTATCTAAGGATGAGCTGTCAGTgttaagattattccattcgcttgtcgcccttggaaaaaatgagtatttgaaAATATCAGTGCGGAATGAAAATTCGCTTAATGTGTGTGTGAGTTTATGACGAGTTAATCTATTTGAGGACGTTGATATGTATTTCATAATTGGCAGTTTGAGTTGATTGTGTATTAACTGATACATGATTTTTAGTATAGCCAGCTTGGCTCTGTTATCCATGGTTAGAAGTTCTCCCCATTTCAGCAATGCTGTTGTTGAGTCTGTGATGGAATGTTTATTATATATGTATCTCAGCTCTTTTCGCTGTACCCCTTCAAGTTTTTTAATCATCTTGTTAGTATACGGGAACCAAACGGTGTTGGCGTACTCTAGAACCGGTCTTATAAGTGTTTTATATGCGAGTAACTGTTTCAGATGGTGCTAGTTTAAGGCGTCTGTTAATGAAGTATAGCAGTCTTATTGCGGTTGATGTGATATTGTTAATGTGAGAATCGCACCTGAAGTCAGATGTTAGTGTCACGCCAAGGTACTTAAGCTCATGAACAGATGCAAGAGGAATGTTGTTCAGGGTGTACTGGAAGGCTGATGTGGTTTTTTTCTGGTTATAGATAATAGAACGGACTTTTTTAGATTGATATCCATCTGCCAGTACTTACTTATGTGGTTCATACTAACCATGTACTCAACATAATAAGCTTGCGGGGCTCTGAATGCTTATGTACTTTTGCCCACAGGTGCAAATGTGCGACCGATGGACACAGTGGGAGGACAATTCACATGAAGACCACACATATGTCCAGCACCTCCCCATTGGGTTCAATGGAAAATCATTTTCTAAATCGCTATCAAGTGACGACATCTTATTTTACACTGGTATATCCCAGACCGTGTTTGAGAGGCTCGTAAGAGCAGTTTCAATCCTGGCAAAGAAGCCCAGTGTTCTAACACGTTCTGACCAGTTACTACTGTGCCTCATGAGGCTTCGCCTTGGGCTATTGTATGGACACCTCGCACGAATTTTTCAAATCTCTGTGTCAAGTGTTAGCAACCAGGTGACATACATACTCGCCCTGCTGTGCAAGATAATGAAGAAGGTTGTAATCTGGCTGCCAAAATCCCACATTCAAAACAGCATGCCAGATTCCTTCATTGAAAACAAGCATGACGACACCACATGCATTCTTGACTGCACAGAGGTGTTTTTGCAGCGCCCCAAAAAGCTAATGGCCAGGGCACAAACATTCAGCAGCTACAAGGCACACAACACTGTGAAGTTTCTTGTAGCAATTGCCCCAAATGGGTTTATAATGTTTGTGTCCAAAGCTTATGGAGGGCGTGCCTCGGACAAATTCATTACCAACAGCAGTGGCATCAGCGATTACCTGGTACATGGCGATGTTGTGATGGCAGACAGGGGTTTCGCCCTCACTGATGAAATGCAACTACAAGGCGTTCGATTGAACACACCGGCATTTACGAAAGGTATGGGGCTCTTATTTATCATTGTTGTTGTGCTGTTAATTAGAGCTCTAGTGCTTTGCTGGGTAGAATGAAGGGGTGTTAGTAAAAGTGCAAAGCATTGCAGTTTAAGGTGGGGCCTAACAAAGATGGCGCAGAAAGCTAGGGGCATGTTTGCTTTGCTTCAGGGTCCTTTATCGTCTGAGGCTGCAAGTACTGTACCTTATAATGATAAGCTGACCTGCCATTTTTTCAGAACTCTTGACGTGAATGGTTACAGCTTTAATACTATACATATGCATGTGTTTACTAGAATTGCACGAAGCAGCTGCAGCCTTAGTGCACAAGGAAACTGAAGCTTACCTATGTATTATAATGTGTGTCGCTTTTTTAAAGACAGCATTTTAAAGATGAGCTTAGGGTTTTGTAGAAAGGAGCAGTGAAAGTCGACTTCGAAGCTAGGCTACATGTGCTACCTTGAAGGAAAGATGGACTGTTTACTTATTACTTTAGAgacaatgaataaagggaaaatcagacatccacccgttcgtagcatttgctataaaggaaacccatacaggttcctcgaaagaaaagcctcataggtgaaaaaaaattcgtcccggaccaggacgaatttttcttcaactatgaggcatttctttcgaggaacccgtatgggtttcctttgtagcaattgctacgaacaggtggatgcctgattttccctttattcattacttctctccaccttgtgggtttccgcagaactactacatgaAATACTTTAGAGACACTATGCGGAGAGAAGGAAATAATAGTAGGTCTTCCTCATGCTTCTGAGTCTGTGGGCCCCTTTCTGCAAGATCACTCTTGCATAAAAATGAGCGCATGTATAAAACTATCATACACTgattataaaaaaaattgagaacaCCGGTCCTTGGGCATGTTGCATAAGTGCTAACTTCTGCATTACAATTTCAGGAAAACCACAACTGAGTGACAAAGAGGTGACGAGCACAAGACACATTGCATCTGTTCGAATTCATGTCGAGCGTGCAATAAACAGGATTAAGACTTACAGGATCTTTAAGCAAGCACTTCCCATACGGTCAAAGAAAAGCATTAGCAACATGGTATTTGTATGTGCAGGACTCTGCAACATGAAGTCCGAATTGATCAAGAAGCCAAGTGCTTAGGAAAATAAACAGACTTGCTTGTATTGGTTTTATGTTATACCTTTGCATCCTATTCTTGTACTCTGCGGTGCAGCTAAAGTGTTGAATGAGATAGAAGAGCACAATGGAAGTGGATTGCAAATCTGCATGGCTGTGTCATTTGCAACATTTCCTATGCCCCATGCTCTTTTTCAAGTACTCCAGTGCAGTACTAAAAGGTACTTAcactcatatttatttatttggcatgGTTTTAAATTTGACAAATTGTTGAGTACTCATTAGGTATATCTAGGCTTCCATCATTGTGCATGTCTACCATGCGTGGAAGCAATTCAGCAAAGTAAAATTTCTTTAGCCGTGGCATATTTTTGGCTATGTAGGCAGGATCAAAAGGGACATTAATGAGCACATCACTTTGAGCGCTCCATACATAAAAAAAGCAAAGTGGCTTCTCAGTGCACAGCAGCTGAAGTTGCACCTGACTGTAGTAGCCATTTGGCCCATTTTCAGCTAGGAACAATGTCCCGTCCTGGCGTAGCCTGACATCATACTTTCCTTGGCCAATTAACTGTGTGATGTCATGCACATATGGGCATTTTATTTCAACAATGGCATTTGAATTGTCAATGATGCCATCAGGGCTAGCCGAAAGCCACGGAAGATTTTGGTGTACTGACGTACCGACTTCTCTAACTAaaaaacctgttttttttttcgagaattgAGCGCGGGCAACTGCCTCCATTTGTTTTCCATGTTTTGTGGCTGCATTGCCAGAGAACACTGGGCAAAGCATTCTTGTTGCAGCTTTTTTTCCTGCcgttgtttccttttttggcactttGGCCACATTTGATGCAGTGAGGCGCAGTCTGCGAGAAACCATCCACAGCTCAGAAGACTGGTTGGCAGTCTTCAAGCTAAGAGTAGCAGCAGCTGCTGTAGATAAAGCTACGTACTTATCATAAAACGCACAGCACAATGCACAGCCATTAGGAGCATTGTCCCCTGTGTGGTCACCATGCGTGTTGTCCACAAGAATATTCGCTGCAAGATGCTGTTGCCGTGGAGGCGCATTTAGTGTTTCGTACAGGAGTGTACCTGCATGAAAAC
This Dermacentor albipictus isolate Rhodes 1998 colony chromosome 1, USDA_Dalb.pri_finalv2, whole genome shotgun sequence DNA region includes the following protein-coding sequences:
- the LOC135897793 gene encoding uncharacterized protein encodes the protein MVQMCDRWTQWEDNSHEDHTYVQHLPIGFNGKSFSKSLSSDDILFYTGISQTVFERLVRAVSILAKKPSVLTRSDQLLLCLMRLRLGLLYGHLARIFQISVSSVSNQVTYILALLCKIMKKVVIWLPKSHIQNSMPDSFIENKHDDTTCILDCTEVFLQRPKKLMARAQTFSSYKAHNTVKFLVAIAPNGFIMFVSKAYGGRASDKFITNSSGISDYLVHGDVVMADRGFALTDEMQLQGVRLNTPAFTKGLCNMKSELIKKPSA